The following are from one region of the Pectobacterium actinidiae genome:
- the tssM gene encoding type VI secretion system membrane subunit TssM yields the protein MFKTIITFLRKQLPKLKPSWLLLGVLLWIVVLVLAWWLGPRLTLGESRPLQGIWGRVVFTLVWLWLAFSYSAWMVWRRVQQMRAERHDQQVIELDPLQAYVDSQQTFLDRWLEAFQTQLGKRALYAMPWYLTIGLAGSGKSSLIHRANPANKMNPKLDAELRDVAAGQQVSSWVGESAVIWDPSGQLLAQPELEGDSLGQRHARLWQHLLQWLSENRRRQPLNGLVLTLDISWLAQAGVADRKAYAQVMRARLQEISVNINTRLPVYIALTRLDMLSGFDKVYRQLNRDARQAVLGVTFTPQASNSKGWLEELERFWDEWVTHLNDNLPDMLLTQSDRSVRNSLFSFVRQLAGVKDYVMEVLTETLATGEDRTFLIRGVYVSSVYQQGVPFDAFAQSASRRYQLPEPINPALRGESNTFFVQRLFPDVIFPEASLAGENRLHSLYRRRRLGIGVGCMLLASLALVGSWHHFYRVNEEAGRNVLTKAQAFIGTNELEGQPGYGYQQLPRLNLIRDATLSFGNYHERTPLLADLGLYQGDKIGPYVEGTYLQMLNQRFLPAVMQGLLEDLNQAPANSEQKLTILRVMRMLDDASGRNKTLVEQFMAQRWQKAFPGQGNVQEQLMQHLDYALEHTDWHKAREQKDAVAISTFAPFTQPITLAQQELSKLPMYQRVYQSLVMKATQVLPPDLAIRDEVGPTFDPVFSLRNDKAGSVPRLLTYPGFSDYYLKQDKALLELTALDAWVLGQRERAQFSEADRREILRQVNDRYITDYINQWQKVLANIDVQTLDTPEQALDILTDITGNDQPFQRVLTTVSDNTRIRKLADDDNDTAQSINTRIGRPFMTINAALSGRGEQGPLVQEVNQKLTDLYHYLDQIVNATDPGQAALKAVQARQGNKFADPVFALQQYARSLPAPLDRWVGQLAGESASLVTGLAMSSLNQEWLDKVVTPFNEKLADRYPFDPSSNKDVPLSEMEMFFMTGGTLDSFYQTNLKAMMESGMLEEGMASPLQAELVKQLERANRIRQTLFNAQGSLEVHFVLEPLELTANKRRSVLNLDGQLLEYSHGRRQKTPLVWPNSMRDGAESKLTLVPDDRERSPRSLSFSGPWAMFRLINSDQLTQVNENTFDVRFSLENGAMTYRVYTDASHNPFAGGLFSQFTLPDSLY from the coding sequence ATGTTTAAAACAATCATAACCTTTCTACGCAAGCAGTTACCTAAACTGAAACCCTCCTGGCTGCTGTTGGGCGTACTACTGTGGATCGTCGTGCTGGTTTTGGCCTGGTGGCTGGGGCCGCGTTTGACGCTGGGCGAGTCGCGCCCGTTGCAGGGAATCTGGGGACGCGTGGTGTTCACGCTGGTCTGGCTGTGGCTGGCGTTCTCCTATAGCGCCTGGATGGTGTGGCGTCGCGTGCAGCAGATGCGTGCGGAGCGTCATGATCAGCAGGTCATTGAGCTGGATCCTTTACAGGCGTATGTCGACAGCCAGCAGACGTTTCTCGATCGCTGGCTGGAGGCGTTTCAGACTCAACTGGGTAAACGCGCGCTGTATGCGATGCCCTGGTATCTGACTATTGGCCTGGCGGGCAGCGGGAAAAGTAGCCTGATCCATCGCGCCAACCCGGCAAACAAAATGAATCCGAAGCTGGATGCGGAACTGCGGGATGTGGCGGCAGGCCAGCAGGTAAGCAGTTGGGTCGGTGAATCTGCGGTGATTTGGGATCCCAGCGGACAGCTACTTGCCCAGCCTGAACTGGAGGGGGATTCGCTCGGGCAGCGTCATGCTCGTCTGTGGCAGCACTTGTTACAGTGGCTCAGTGAAAACCGCCGCCGCCAGCCGCTCAACGGTCTGGTGCTTACGCTGGATATCTCCTGGCTGGCGCAGGCTGGCGTCGCGGATCGCAAAGCCTATGCGCAGGTCATGCGCGCCCGCTTGCAGGAAATTTCCGTCAACATCAATACGCGCTTACCGGTGTATATCGCGCTGACCCGGTTGGATATGCTGAGCGGCTTCGACAAGGTCTATCGCCAGTTAAACCGCGATGCGCGTCAGGCTGTGTTAGGCGTGACGTTTACGCCGCAGGCCAGCAACAGCAAAGGCTGGCTGGAAGAGCTGGAGCGCTTCTGGGACGAGTGGGTCACGCACCTGAATGACAACCTGCCGGACATGTTGCTGACGCAGTCGGACAGAAGCGTGCGCAACTCGCTGTTCTCGTTCGTTCGCCAACTGGCTGGCGTGAAAGATTACGTGATGGAAGTGCTGACGGAAACGTTGGCGACAGGCGAGGATCGCACATTCCTGATTCGCGGCGTCTACGTCAGCTCTGTCTATCAACAAGGGGTGCCGTTCGATGCCTTTGCGCAGTCAGCTTCCCGACGTTATCAACTGCCCGAGCCGATTAACCCTGCGCTGCGCGGTGAATCCAATACGTTCTTTGTGCAGCGCCTCTTCCCTGACGTTATTTTTCCTGAGGCCAGTCTGGCGGGGGAAAACCGGCTGCATAGCCTGTATCGTCGGCGTCGGCTGGGTATCGGTGTGGGCTGTATGTTGCTCGCCAGTCTGGCGTTGGTTGGCAGTTGGCACCATTTCTATCGGGTCAATGAAGAAGCGGGTCGTAACGTACTGACGAAAGCGCAGGCGTTTATCGGTACTAATGAGCTGGAAGGGCAGCCGGGCTACGGTTATCAGCAGTTGCCACGTCTGAATTTGATCCGCGATGCGACCTTATCCTTCGGTAACTACCACGAACGTACACCGCTACTGGCGGATCTGGGTCTGTATCAGGGCGATAAGATTGGGCCTTATGTTGAAGGCACCTATCTACAAATGCTGAATCAACGCTTTTTACCGGCGGTGATGCAGGGGCTGCTGGAAGATCTGAATCAGGCCCCCGCCAATAGCGAGCAAAAGCTGACGATTCTGCGCGTCATGCGGATGCTGGATGATGCGTCAGGACGTAATAAAACGCTGGTCGAACAGTTTATGGCGCAGCGCTGGCAGAAGGCCTTTCCTGGACAGGGCAATGTGCAGGAACAACTGATGCAGCATCTGGATTACGCCCTTGAGCACACCGATTGGCACAAGGCGCGTGAGCAGAAAGATGCGGTCGCGATCAGCACGTTTGCCCCCTTTACTCAGCCGATTACGCTGGCTCAGCAGGAACTGAGCAAGCTGCCGATGTATCAGCGCGTTTACCAGAGTCTGGTGATGAAGGCGACACAGGTATTACCGCCGGATTTAGCGATCCGTGATGAAGTCGGGCCGACCTTTGATCCGGTATTTTCCCTGCGCAATGACAAAGCGGGAAGCGTGCCGAGACTGCTGACGTATCCCGGCTTTAGTGACTATTACCTCAAGCAGGACAAAGCCCTATTAGAGCTGACGGCGCTGGACGCCTGGGTGCTGGGGCAACGTGAGCGTGCGCAGTTCAGCGAAGCCGATCGGCGGGAAATTTTGCGTCAGGTGAATGACCGCTACATTACGGATTACATCAACCAGTGGCAGAAAGTGCTGGCGAACATTGATGTGCAAACGCTCGATACGCCGGAGCAGGCGCTCGATATCCTCACGGATATTACCGGCAACGATCAGCCCTTCCAGCGCGTGCTGACCACGGTGAGTGATAACACCCGTATCCGCAAGCTGGCCGATGATGATAACGATACGGCGCAGAGCATTAACACGCGTATCGGCCGTCCGTTTATGACCATCAACGCGGCGCTGAGCGGACGCGGCGAACAAGGGCCGCTGGTGCAAGAGGTCAATCAGAAACTGACGGATCTCTATCACTATCTCGATCAGATCGTCAACGCGACCGATCCAGGACAGGCGGCATTGAAAGCGGTGCAGGCGCGGCAGGGGAATAAATTTGCCGATCCGGTGTTCGCCTTACAGCAATACGCCCGCAGTCTTCCCGCGCCGCTGGATCGCTGGGTAGGGCAATTAGCCGGGGAGAGCGCGAGTCTGGTGACCGGGCTGGCGATGTCGTCGCTGAATCAGGAATGGCTGGATAAGGTCGTGACGCCATTCAATGAGAAGCTGGCGGATCGTTACCCCTTCGATCCGTCGTCGAACAAGGATGTGCCGCTATCGGAAATGGAAATGTTCTTCATGACGGGTGGGACGCTGGACAGCTTCTATCAAACCAACCTCAAGGCGATGATGGAAAGCGGCATGCTGGAAGAAGGCATGGCGTCGCCTTTGCAGGCGGAACTGGTGAAGCAGCTCGAACGTGCTAACCGTATCCGCCAGACCCTGTTCAATGCGCAGGGCAGCCTGGAAGTGCATTTCGTTCTGGAACCGCTGGAACTGACGGCGAATAAACGTCGCAGCGTGCTGAATCTGGATGGACAACTGCTGGAATACAGCCACGGTCGTCGCCAGAAAACGCCGCTGGTGTGGCCAAACAGTATGCGCGACGGTGCCGAAAGTAAGCTGACGCTGGTGCCGGACGATCGTGAACGTTCACCGCGCAGCCTGAGCTTTAGCGGGCCGTGGGCGATGTTCCGCTTAATCAATAGCGATCAGTTGACGCAGGTTAATGAGAATACCTTTGACGTGCGCTTCTCGCTGGAGAACGGGGCGATGACGTATCGCGTGTACACCGATGCCAGCCATAACCCGTTTGCCGGTGGTCTGTTTAGCCAGTTCACGCTGCCTGACTCACTTTATTAA
- the tssA gene encoding type VI secretion system protein TssA, with product MHAHPWCKRLQTSLPDEKLRAAVLADDPLWEKVETELVKLGSLAHNQVDLNAVAGDCLTLLESKTKDMRVLVQLLRCLQHPAKATPFSTALMLLDSWLESYWVPAWPASPLQKQKLMIQIVRRFESVLPRIAESASSAELEQLQKLSEQVASRWSEVASDKAALMDELVQGVKRARQRQQAQEQANQTAKPTPAASGSSGGSEVSASAASTPVSAVEINSSDERGWRQTQLNVATLLVERHPDSPMGYRLRRHAIWSGIATPPMSSKGNKTQLAPVSSDRVDEYQSALAQADSALWERIEQSLVLAPYWFDGHMLSASVASRLGHAAVATAIAEELSAFIQRVPELRELAFSDGAPFLTGKCSQWLQSSQPVRGGGGARQDSLATEAAACRDEKGIGAAMQLLDERMRRLKEPRDRFYAELVLADLLAEEGMKSLAAQHYQHMWQESQQLGLMQWEPGLVSRVERLAASRKK from the coding sequence ATGCATGCACATCCCTGGTGTAAACGCCTGCAAACTTCGTTGCCGGATGAGAAGTTGCGTGCGGCAGTATTGGCTGACGATCCGCTCTGGGAAAAGGTCGAAACGGAGCTGGTCAAGCTGGGATCGCTGGCACATAACCAGGTCGATCTTAATGCGGTGGCTGGGGATTGCCTGACCTTACTGGAAAGCAAAACCAAAGATATGCGGGTACTGGTGCAGCTATTGCGCTGCTTACAGCACCCGGCCAAAGCGACACCGTTTTCTACTGCCCTGATGCTGCTGGATAGCTGGCTGGAAAGTTACTGGGTGCCCGCCTGGCCTGCCAGTCCGCTTCAAAAACAGAAGTTGATGATCCAGATTGTCCGGCGTTTTGAGAGCGTGCTTCCCCGTATTGCGGAGAGTGCATCCAGCGCAGAGCTGGAGCAATTGCAAAAACTCTCTGAGCAGGTGGCGAGCCGCTGGAGTGAAGTGGCTAGCGACAAAGCGGCGCTGATGGATGAGCTGGTGCAGGGCGTTAAGCGCGCCAGACAGCGGCAGCAGGCGCAGGAACAGGCGAATCAGACGGCAAAACCAACCCCGGCAGCGAGCGGTAGCTCAGGCGGGAGTGAAGTCAGCGCCAGCGCCGCTTCGACGCCCGTCAGTGCGGTGGAGATTAATTCATCCGACGAGCGCGGCTGGCGGCAAACCCAACTGAATGTCGCGACGCTGCTGGTTGAGCGTCATCCCGATTCACCGATGGGTTACCGTCTGCGACGTCACGCTATCTGGTCCGGCATTGCCACACCGCCGATGTCGTCCAAGGGAAATAAAACTCAGTTGGCACCCGTCTCATCAGACCGCGTGGATGAATACCAAAGTGCGCTGGCTCAGGCTGATTCCGCGCTGTGGGAACGCATAGAACAAAGTCTGGTGTTGGCACCTTACTGGTTTGATGGCCACATGTTGTCTGCTTCGGTGGCCTCACGGTTAGGGCATGCCGCCGTCGCGACGGCGATTGCTGAGGAACTTTCTGCATTTATTCAGCGTGTGCCAGAGCTGCGTGAACTGGCGTTCAGCGATGGGGCACCCTTTTTGACCGGAAAATGTAGCCAGTGGTTGCAGTCCAGCCAGCCGGTTCGCGGCGGCGGTGGGGCGCGACAGGACTCTCTGGCGACGGAGGCGGCGGCCTGTCGAGATGAGAAAGGGATTGGAGCGGCGATGCAGCTATTGGATGAACGCATGCGTCGCCTGAAAGAGCCGCGCGACCGCTTTTATGCCGAGTTGGTACTGGCGGATTTACTCGCCGAAGAAGGGATGAAATCACTGGCAGCACAGCACTATCAGCACATGTGGCAGGAAAGCCAACAATTGGGCCTGATGCAATGGGAACCGGGACTGGTTAGCCGCGTGGAGCGGTTGGCAGCATCCCGCAAAAAATAA
- the vasI gene encoding type VI secretion system-associated protein VasI produces MFLTMAPLLLATAATPDPAWQSLWEQCRNETASELRLACYDALGREAERSGTLSPQRDNAATGGAFQLGREADSGDMTLTRVLADGNTLVISCASNITHLRLTLSEPWAGESVTSQLDGVTVSDSWFIRNRGLLLESGRGLPAIDALKRWIGHRELVLGGADGHLLRIELAGLGDALAPLRQQCHW; encoded by the coding sequence ATGTTTCTGACGATGGCACCCTTATTGTTGGCAACCGCCGCGACCCCCGATCCCGCCTGGCAGTCGTTATGGGAACAGTGCCGTAATGAGACCGCTTCAGAGCTCCGGCTGGCCTGCTATGACGCGTTGGGTCGGGAAGCGGAACGCAGCGGTACGTTGTCCCCACAACGTGATAACGCCGCGACGGGCGGAGCCTTCCAACTGGGACGTGAAGCGGACAGCGGCGATATGACGCTCACCCGCGTACTGGCCGATGGCAACACGCTGGTGATTAGCTGTGCCAGCAATATTACGCACTTGCGCTTAACGCTCAGTGAACCCTGGGCGGGAGAGTCCGTCACGTCGCAGTTGGATGGCGTAACGGTGTCCGACAGCTGGTTTATCCGTAACCGCGGGCTGCTGCTGGAGTCGGGACGTGGCCTACCGGCGATTGATGCACTAAAGCGCTGGATTGGGCATCGCGAACTGGTGCTTGGCGGCGCGGACGGTCATTTACTGCGTATTGAACTCGCCGGGCTGGGCGACGCACTCGCGCCGCTGCGTCAGCAGTGTCACTGGTAA
- a CDS encoding sigma-54 interaction domain-containing protein, which translates to MQHALELALALTRQHDEAGLCDWLLETMQVAWQPQGILLGMVDVSGRQLTCQGRVHETPVALSLGVDDFSHPLAYALHKNQARTWDSLYGGARIEHREFRQMLASVGTNCGLHALPLLSESGKPLAVLALLDTPTRLQTLHQRGECERLAQVFCRQLMLLRELAHTRRDQVALRDSLRQIKDEGQSRREQEKRVEATLVGQSTVIKALHQQIYQAAKHRLSVLIQGETGSGKDVVARLLHQCSERAGKPFIAINCAAIPENLIESELFGYQKGAFSGAQSNKIGLVEQANGGTLFLDEVGDMPQSMQAKLLRVLETHSFRPLGAEKEVHSDFRLIAATHQPLEQQVSDGVFRQDLYHRLCQCLLQVAPLRERPDDIRLLCEHFIGQFADKQQKHVGSLNRAFLRQLVAYDFPGNVRELRNLLEVACAHTPDGEALSLASLPPELSDRLTSSTPEEQDCYQHIHDLRIATQRYEAAVIEARLRQFQGNRLLVADSLNIPKRTLDHKCQKLEVN; encoded by the coding sequence ATGCAACATGCCCTCGAACTGGCGCTCGCACTCACCCGACAGCATGATGAGGCCGGTCTGTGCGACTGGCTGCTGGAGACGATGCAGGTCGCCTGGCAGCCTCAAGGAATACTGCTGGGTATGGTGGATGTCAGCGGCAGGCAACTGACCTGTCAGGGGCGAGTGCATGAGACGCCGGTGGCGCTGAGTCTGGGCGTGGATGACTTTAGCCACCCATTGGCCTATGCGCTGCATAAGAATCAGGCACGTACCTGGGACTCTCTCTATGGCGGTGCCCGCATTGAGCACCGTGAATTTCGGCAGATGCTGGCCTCTGTCGGCACGAACTGCGGGCTGCATGCGCTGCCGCTGCTGTCGGAGAGCGGCAAGCCGCTGGCGGTGCTGGCGCTGTTGGATACGCCGACGCGGCTGCAAACGCTGCATCAACGAGGCGAATGCGAACGGCTGGCGCAGGTGTTTTGCCGTCAGCTTATGCTGCTGCGTGAGCTGGCGCATACCCGGCGGGATCAGGTCGCACTGAGGGATTCACTCCGCCAGATTAAGGATGAAGGGCAGAGCCGTCGTGAGCAGGAAAAACGGGTGGAAGCTACGCTGGTGGGGCAGTCCACCGTGATTAAAGCGCTGCACCAGCAGATTTATCAGGCGGCAAAACACCGTCTTTCGGTGCTGATTCAGGGCGAAACCGGTTCAGGGAAAGATGTGGTGGCGCGTTTGCTGCATCAGTGTTCCGAACGTGCCGGCAAGCCCTTTATCGCCATCAACTGCGCGGCGATCCCGGAAAACCTGATTGAAAGCGAGCTGTTTGGCTATCAGAAAGGAGCCTTCTCCGGCGCACAAAGTAACAAGATAGGTCTGGTTGAGCAGGCTAACGGCGGAACCCTGTTTTTGGATGAAGTCGGCGATATGCCGCAGTCCATGCAGGCCAAGCTATTAAGGGTGTTGGAAACGCACAGTTTCCGTCCCCTCGGTGCGGAGAAAGAGGTGCACTCTGATTTCCGTCTGATTGCCGCGACCCATCAGCCGCTGGAACAGCAGGTGTCTGACGGCGTGTTTCGGCAGGATCTCTATCATCGCCTTTGTCAGTGTTTATTGCAGGTCGCGCCGCTGCGCGAGAGACCGGACGATATTCGCCTGCTGTGCGAGCACTTCATCGGCCAGTTTGCTGATAAACAACAAAAACACGTGGGGTCGTTGAACCGTGCCTTCCTTCGCCAGCTAGTCGCATATGACTTTCCCGGTAACGTACGGGAACTGCGCAACCTGCTGGAAGTCGCCTGCGCGCATACGCCGGATGGTGAAGCGCTGTCTCTGGCATCGTTGCCGCCTGAACTGAGCGATCGGCTGACGAGCAGTACGCCGGAAGAACAGGATTGCTATCAGCACATCCATGATTTGCGTATTGCCACACAGCGGTATGAAGCGGCGGTGATTGAAGCACGCCTGCGCCAGTTTCAGGGCAACCGCCTGCTGGTGGCCGATAGCCTCAATATCCCTAAACGTACTCTCGATCATAAATGCCAGAAGCTGGAGGTAAATTGA